The Candidatus Cloacimonadota bacterium genome segment TAAAATTAAAAACAGCAAAGAATTAAAGCAAACTGCCATCTCAGAAATCGATAGTTTGATCATCAAATTGCAGGAAGCAGATCAACTTTTTACTGTTTATTATGATTTCTATCCTGAAAGTGAACTGAAACAAAACAACGAGCAGATAATTGCCGATTATCAGAGTTATCTGACAAATTTGAAGACGCGCTATTTCAACGAGGTTCAGACCATTTTTATCGATCAGGATTACAGCTCCAATAAGTTTAAAATGTTGTTGGACAGCTTGGTTCGTTCACTTTGTTATAAAGATTCGTTTTGCCTTATCAGTGAATACAATGCTGCGAACATGAATTATATGAATTCCAAGCCCGATTTGAAAAGTAAATTGGAAAATCTGGAATGGTTGAATTTCTTTGAGCGCTTGATAAAAGCGGTAAATGTTAACATTGAAAACGAGGGATATTTTCTGAATCAGGAATGTATAGAAAGCCTTAAGAACAAAGAAATAAATGCTCCACAACCTTATTATCCTATCTTGCAAACTTTGCATTTTGCTCTGCAGGAAAATTGGACTGATTTCAACTTGAAAATTAATGAAGCTATCGAAAGATGTGCTGATCTTGAACTTTTACACCTTTTGGAAAGAATGAGAATTGCTTATATCGCTGAAGTCATTTTGAATATTGATGAAAATGTCATTTACGAGATTAATGGTGGAATTAAGCATCTAAATCTAAATGATTATGAACAGGCAAAAGCAGCCTTTCAGAAAGCAAAAAACTGGCAGAGTAATTTTGCTGTTCCCGATTTGATGCTGGGAAAACTTTCTATGAAAATGGGAGAATTTGCCAAAGCAGAAATTTATTTTGATAACGCCATAATGAAGCAGCAACAATACCTGGAACCGATCTATGCAAAACTTGATCTTTTAATAAAAAATGAAAATTATGATGACGCTCTTAAACTTTTGAATGCCGCTTTAACTGCCAATTCCTGGAATAAATATTACTTGCTGGGAAATCTCAATCTTAAACAAAATAATTTCAAAAAAGCCAAAGAATATCTGGAAATGGCAGCGAATATTAATTCCAACAATTTTGATCTTATGATTTTTTTAGGCGATTCATATAAAAATTTAACCGACAAAGACAAAGCTGAAATGTATTATAAAAAAGCGGGTTTTTTAAATCCGGAAAATGAACTTTTCAGGGATAGAATGCAGGCTTTGAAATCTGAATAGTTTTGATTATTTGAAAAAATTTAAAATCACTCCCATAAAAGCCAAAAAACTGCTGGGACACGTAAAGCAACCAGACGACTGGTTTGGTTTGAAATACAACATGAACCTCTATCGAGGCTGCCAGCATCAATGTATCTATTGTGATACGCGCAGCGAATGTTACCAGATCGAAGATTTTGAAAATGAAATTCTCTACAAAGAAAATGCTGTCGAACTTTTACGCATAGAATTAGCTTCTAAACGGGTCGTTGGCACTATCGGTTTAGGTTCCATGAACGATCCTTACCAACCAATTGAAACCGAGCTGAAACTAACTCATAAAGCATTGGAAGTGATCGCTGAATTTGGTTTTCCTCTCCATATAATTACCAAAAGTGTTCTGGTTTTGAACGATCTGGAAATCCTGAAAAAGATCAATCGGGTTTATGCCACAGTCAGTTTTACGATCACAACTACCGATGATGACTTGTCAAAGATCATCGAACCGCGAGCATCGCTCTCTTCCGAAAGATATGATGCCATGAAAATACTTTCCGAGAATGGAATTCAAACCGGGATTTCCATGATGCCGATCCTGCCATTTATTGAAGATAATGTGAAAAACATTTCTGACATCGTGGAAAAAGCTAATTTAGCAGGAGTAAAATACATCATCCCTGCTTTCGGCATGACAATGCGAGATCGGCAGCGACAATATTTTTACAAAAAACTGGACGAATATTTTCCTGGTATCAAACAGAAATATATTCATAAATTTGGAGGAAATTATAGTTGTGGAGTGGAAAATTATCAGGAACTGAAAAAAGTATTTCAGGAAAAATGCCATGAATATGGAATTTCAACACGAATAATTCCATTTAAAAAGAAAGCTGAACAATTGAGGATATTTTGATGAAATATAAAATTTCTTTTTCCGCTTTAGCTCCCATGTTAAGGAGAGCTGTCAATCGTCTAAATTTTGTAAAAAGTTTAGACGAATGACTGAGGGGTTATAAATGAAAAATCTAACCATAAAATCCATGAACAGAGCTGATCTTGATTTCATGATTGATCAGGCTGCCAATGAAGGTTGGAATCCCGGAATTTTCGATGCTGATACTTTTTATAAAACCGATCCGAATGGATATTTTCTGGCAGAAATAAATGGAAAACCAGTCGGTTGTATTTCGCTGGTAAAATATGATAACACTTTTGCTTTTCTGGGTTTCTTTATCGTCATCGAATCCATGCGTGGTAAAGGTATTGGAATGAAACTTTGGCAGCAGGCAATAAATTATGCAGGAAATTGTAATATCGGTTTGGATGGCGTGGTTGCACAGCAGGAAAATTATAAGAAAAGCAGTTTTAAATTTGCCTACAACAACAGCCGCTACGAATTTATCAAACAAACAGAAATAAAAATGCCGGACGCTGTTAAGAATTTGAGAAATTTTGGCTTTGCAGAAATTCTTGAATACGACAAAATCTGCTTTCCAACAAAACGAAAAACTTTCCTGAAAAATTGGCTGAAGCAAACAGATTCACTTTCATTTGGAATTCTACAAAACAACAAATTTTCCGGTTTCATTGTTATCCGTCCCTGCCGGGTCGGCTATAAGATCGGGTCACTTTTTGCTGATGATTTTGCGACTGCTGAAAAATTATTTTCCGCCGCTGTTTCACAAATTGATATCGGTCAAAAGGTTTATCTTGATATCCCCGAAATAAACCCGGAAGCAGTGAAATTTGTGCAGAAAAACAAAATGGAAAAAGTGTTCGAAACAGCCCGAATGTACACTGGTTATTTTCCAAAAATCGACATCGATAAAATATTTGGAGTAACTACTTTCGAACTGGGTTAGAGAAAATTCCTTGTCAATCTGAATTCAAATTATCGCTTTGAATCAATAAATTTATTGGAGTATTATTTTGAAGAATTCATTAGTTCTACTATTCATTGGGAGTTTTTTTATGACATTATTCGCATCTGATAGCGGTTACAAATTACCGCCAAAACATATTCAGGATGTCTTTGATACCAAGCGTCCAAACTACTACAGTTTTGTTCCTTTCCATAATCTGGCGTTAGAAAAAAATTATCAACGTTATCAAAGTTTGGAGCAGATTTCCGATCCAACCGTAAAGCTGGCAGGAAGAGAAATTTCCATAAAATTGAATGCTTCTGCAACTCGTTATCCCGAAAATTATCTGGCAATTTATGACTTTACTAAGGATAAGAAAATAAATGTCGATCTACCTGAAAATATCAAAATCCGAGATTCTAAACTTTCTTTCGATAATTCCAAACTGGCGATCAGCTATGAAACCGAGGAAGGAATTAAACTGATGATGGTAGATGTGGATACTGGAAAGATAAAATATTTTGAAGATTTTGTTTTGAACGATGCTTTCGGTGATACAGCTTTCTGGTGGATGAATGACAACAAAACTCTTTTTATCAAAATAATTCCGCCCGAACGCGGTGAAATGCCAAAACGACCAACCACACCAGCTTCTCCTACCATGGAAGAAACCAGCGGAAAAATCAGCACAACTCGAACTTATCAGCACTTGCTGAAAGACAAATTCGACGAAGTTCTATTCGATTATTTTTTCACTTCCTATCTGGCAAAATTAAATACTTCCAATCAAAAACTGAAAATAATCTCCAAACCAAAAATCTGGGAAGAAATGATTTTATCACCTGATAACGACTACATTTTTGCCACTATTTTGAATAAACCATATTCCTATCAAGTGCCTTATTATCGCTTTCCGCAGTCGGTGCAGATTTTGGGTAAAAAAGGAAATTTCGTAACCACAGTTTACGATCGTCCACTTCAGGATCAGGTTCCAATTGGTGGGGTCTACGTTGGGCCCAGACGGTTTGACTGGCAGCCATTGAAAGATGCTTCGCTTTTGTGGGTAGAAGCGCTTGACGAGGGCGATCCTAAAAACGAAGTTCCGTATCGTGATAAAATAATGCGCTGGGATGCTCCATTCGAAAAAGATCCTTATGAGATTTTCCGCACAGTTCATCGCTCATCTCATACAGACTGGTCGGAAATCGAAGATGAAATAATTTATTCGGAATATGATCGCGACCGCATTTGGATGACGACTTATCTTTATAAAATCGGTAGCAAAGAAGAGCCGAAAATGCTTTTTGATATGAGCCGCAGAGATAAATATAACTTCCCTGGAAAATTGATTCATAAAAAGACGGAACGCGGTGAAAATGTATTTCTGCATCGTGGAGATTTCGTTTACTTTGATAACGATACCGGAGCCACTCCGGAAGGACGTTTTCCCTATCTTTCCCGTTTCAATTTAAAGACAAAGAAAACAGAAATTTTGTGGCGGTGTCAGTTCGATCATTACGAAACATTCCTGGCTTTCGTGGATGAAGACATGAATAAGATCGCTATTCGCAGTGAGAGCAATCTTAAATATCGTGATTATTGTTTAGTAGATTTAGATTCGAAGATAAGAACAAAACTTACCGATTATCCCAATCCTTACCAGGAAATCACCGATCTCAAAGTGGAATTGGTAACATACACTCGCAAAGATAGCATTCCGCTTTCCGGCACTCTGATATTACCGGCAAATTACCAGAAAGGTGAAAGGCTGCCGCTCATTTACGAAGCTTATCCGCAGGAATATACCGATGCTTCCACAGCAGGCCAGGTTACGAATTCTGCGAATCGTTTTCCCAATTTCTGGGGTGCATCAATTCGTTATTTAGTTTTGGAAGGTTATGCAGTTCTTTTGAATGCTTCCATTCCTATTATCGGCGATCCCGAAACAGTTAACGAAACTTTCATCGAACAAACCGTGAGCAGCGTGGAAGCAGCTATCGATTACCTGGACAAGCGAGGTATTATCGATCCGGAAAAAGTGGGAATTACCGGACACAGTTATGGAGCTTTTATGGTGGCAAATGTGCTGGCTCACAGCGATATTGCAGCTGCCGGAGTTGCCAAAAGCGGAGCTTATAATCGCATGCTTACTCCGTTTGGTTTTCAAAGTGAACGCCGCACGCTGTGGGAAGCCAAAGATTTTTATGTGGAAGTTTCTCCCTTCATGTTTGCCGATAAGATCAAAGAACCGCTGCTGCTAATCCACGGAGAAGATGATCCCAATTCCGGCACTTATCCGATGCAGTCTAAACGCTTTTATCAGGCTTTAAAAGGAAATGGCGGAACTGCTCGCTACGTTCTGCTGCCCAATGAAGGTCACGGTTATGCTGCGCGGGAATCGCTGCTGCACGT includes the following:
- a CDS encoding GNAT family N-acetyltransferase, whose product is MKNLTIKSMNRADLDFMIDQAANEGWNPGIFDADTFYKTDPNGYFLAEINGKPVGCISLVKYDNTFAFLGFFIVIESMRGKGIGMKLWQQAINYAGNCNIGLDGVVAQQENYKKSSFKFAYNNSRYEFIKQTEIKMPDAVKNLRNFGFAEILEYDKICFPTKRKTFLKNWLKQTDSLSFGILQNNKFSGFIVIRPCRVGYKIGSLFADDFATAEKLFSAAVSQIDIGQKVYLDIPEINPEAVKFVQKNKMEKVFETARMYTGYFPKIDIDKIFGVTTFELG
- a CDS encoding radical SAM protein, with protein sequence MNLYRGCQHQCIYCDTRSECYQIEDFENEILYKENAVELLRIELASKRVVGTIGLGSMNDPYQPIETELKLTHKALEVIAEFGFPLHIITKSVLVLNDLEILKKINRVYATVSFTITTTDDDLSKIIEPRASLSSERYDAMKILSENGIQTGISMMPILPFIEDNVKNISDIVEKANLAGVKYIIPAFGMTMRDRQRQYFYKKLDEYFPGIKQKYIHKFGGNYSCGVENYQELKKVFQEKCHEYGISTRIIPFKKKAEQLRIF
- a CDS encoding prolyl oligopeptidase family serine peptidase → MTLFASDSGYKLPPKHIQDVFDTKRPNYYSFVPFHNLALEKNYQRYQSLEQISDPTVKLAGREISIKLNASATRYPENYLAIYDFTKDKKINVDLPENIKIRDSKLSFDNSKLAISYETEEGIKLMMVDVDTGKIKYFEDFVLNDAFGDTAFWWMNDNKTLFIKIIPPERGEMPKRPTTPASPTMEETSGKISTTRTYQHLLKDKFDEVLFDYFFTSYLAKLNTSNQKLKIISKPKIWEEMILSPDNDYIFATILNKPYSYQVPYYRFPQSVQILGKKGNFVTTVYDRPLQDQVPIGGVYVGPRRFDWQPLKDASLLWVEALDEGDPKNEVPYRDKIMRWDAPFEKDPYEIFRTVHRSSHTDWSEIEDEIIYSEYDRDRIWMTTYLYKIGSKEEPKMLFDMSRRDKYNFPGKLIHKKTERGENVFLHRGDFVYFDNDTGATPEGRFPYLSRFNLKTKKTEILWRCQFDHYETFLAFVDEDMNKIAIRSESNLKYRDYCLVDLDSKIRTKLTDYPNPYQEITDLKVELVTYTRKDSIPLSGTLILPANYQKGERLPLIYEAYPQEYTDASTAGQVTNSANRFPNFWGASIRYLVLEGYAVLLNASIPIIGDPETVNETFIEQTVSSVEAAIDYLDKRGIIDPEKVGITGHSYGAFMVANVLAHSDIAAAGVAKSGAYNRMLTPFGFQSERRTLWEAKDFYVEVSPFMFADKIKEPLLLIHGEDDPNSGTYPMQSKRFYQALKGNGGTARYVLLPNEGHGYAARESLLHVLAETIEWFNKYVRDK